The Kwoniella dendrophila CBS 6074 chromosome 1, complete sequence genome contains a region encoding:
- a CDS encoding kynurenine 3-monooxygenase gives MSETRPRKALIIGAGPVGALTALSLHRRGWQVELWESRDDPRGKDAAPSNLRSINLAISARGLEALRSVDPSLAEQFQNEAIPMKGRMIHHVDGKQESQIYDPINGQCINSIGRPLLNQRLVESLPSEIKIRFQTKLSKLDLNDKIAFGESVEKKSDVVVVGEEHDDGKIGGEGKGNTDNASNKKGKGKQSMKEDNEPTKFDLIIGCDGSWSKVRNSMMRMERIDFSRSFIPHAYIELHMPADPTKPGGYAIDKNHLHIWPRHSFMLIGLPNKDGSFTLTLFLPFSSLSTITTREAASRFFHEHFPSAIQIVGEKKLLDDFENNPRGNLVTINCTPSAWSSHALLLGDASHSMVPFYGQGLNCGLEDVRVLNSVLEKHKISATTSLELGETDTELELALKAYSVERQADLQAICELALQNYTEMRSHVLSPFHHFRRLLDSVLTRIIPSSPQPLHLSLTEPFPSKKVKGWTSLYEMVTFRPDVPYSEALRKERSQKEIMAWSGYISGLVTLGGVGFIGLTLARRWLDRK, from the exons ATGTCAGAAACTAGACCCAGAAAAGCTTTGATCATTGGTGCAGGTCCAGTCGGTGCACTCACTGCACTGAGTTTACATCGTAGAGGATGGCAAGTTGAACTTTGGGAATCGCGTGATG ATCCAAGAGGTAAAGACGCAGCTCCAAGTAATCTTCGATCCATCAATCTCGCTATTTCCGCTCGTGGTTTAGAAGCTCTAAGAAGTGTTGATCCGTCATTGG CCGAGCAGTTTCAAAATGAAGCTATACCTATGAAAGGTCGAATGATACATCATGTAGATGGTAAACAGGAATCACAGATATATGATCCTATTAATGGACAG TGCATCAACTCCATTGGTAGACCCTTATTGAATCAGAGATTAGTCGaatcattaccttcagaaATTAAAATCCGATTTCAaactaaattatctaaactCGATTTAAACGATAAAATCGCTTTTGGTGAATctgtagaaaagaaaagtgatgttgttgtagttggtgaagaacatgatgatggtaaaattggtggtgaaggtaaaggtaatacCGATAATGCTAGCAATAAAaagggtaaaggtaaacaatcaatgaaagaagataatgaacCTACTAAATTCGATTTGATCATTGGATGTGATGGTTCTTGGTCAAAAGTTAGAAATTCAATGATGAGAATGGAAAG AATCGATTTCTCACGATCATTTATACCACACGCTTATATCGAGCTGCATATGCCTGCCGATCCAACCAAACCAGGTGGATATGCTATAGATAAAAACCATTTACATATTTGGCCAAGACATTCTTTCATGCTCATCGGACTACCTAACAAA GACGGCTCGTTCACTCTCACATTATTcttaccattttcatccttGTCAACTATCACTACGAGAGAGGCAGCCAGTCGATTCTTCCATGAACATTTCCCTTCGGCCATACAAATAGTAGGAGAGAAAAAATTACTAGATGATTTCGAAAACAACCCTAGGGGTAATTTGGTCACTATCAAT TGTACGCCTTCAGCTTGGTCATCTCATGCATTGTTACTAGGTGATGCTTCGCATAGTATGGTACC CTTCTACGGTCAAGGCCTCAATTGCGGTCTTGAGGACGTTCGAGTGCTTAATTCGGTACTAGAGAAGCACAAGATATCAGCTACGACCTCGTTGGAACTAGGAGAAACGGATACAGAACTTGAATTAGCCCTTAAAGCATATTCTGTGGAAAGACAAGCCGATCTGCAAGCAATATGCGAATTGGCCTTGCAAAATTA CACCGAAATGAGATCCCATGTCTTATCTCCTTTCCATCATTTCCGAAGATTACTAGACTCTGTATTGACACGCATCATACCGTCTTCACCTCAACCACTTCACCTCTCCTTGACTGAGCCATTCCCATCGAAAAAAGTCAAAGGTTGGACTAGTTTGTATGAAATGGTTACTTTCCGTCCTGATGTACCTTATTCAGAAGCTttgaggaaagaaagaagtcAGAAGGAGATCATGGCTTGGTCTGGTTACATATCTGGTTTGGTAACTTTAGGTGGTGTTGGGTTTATAGGATTAACATTAGCCAGGAGATGGCTAGATAGAAAATAG